One region of Candidatus Polarisedimenticolaceae bacterium genomic DNA includes:
- a CDS encoding glycosyltransferase, with amino-acid sequence MISVVICTYNHGRFITEAVESVLGQTLTDRELIVVDDGSTDGTGTILARYGDALRYHFHENRGAFASRNVGRSLSRGARIAFLDADDLWEARALERLDALLDADPSIGVAAGTYVPIDAEGRVTGPAYRRRAPEAPVTIESLLLTDADVPGCLYRREALEAAGPFSETNRYSGDYELWLELVSSWGIRVVDDPLLRKREHGTNLTGEALRMIPSKIAAVDRWAARRPDWARDHAALLKRAQAKNHERLAKWCLRSQDPATRALAREHVGRALALNPWRPKLYLLRARAG; translated from the coding sequence GTGATCAGCGTCGTCATCTGCACCTACAACCACGGCCGCTTCATCACTGAAGCGGTCGAAAGCGTGCTCGGACAGACGCTCACCGATCGCGAGCTGATCGTCGTCGACGACGGCTCGACCGACGGGACCGGCACGATCCTCGCGCGGTACGGCGACGCACTCCGTTATCACTTCCACGAGAACCGTGGCGCCTTCGCCTCGAGGAACGTCGGGCGGAGCCTCTCGCGCGGCGCGCGGATCGCCTTCCTCGACGCCGACGACCTGTGGGAGGCGCGCGCCCTCGAGCGCCTCGACGCCCTGCTCGACGCCGATCCCTCGATCGGGGTCGCCGCCGGAACCTACGTTCCGATCGACGCCGAGGGGCGCGTCACCGGCCCGGCCTACCGCCGGCGCGCGCCCGAGGCGCCGGTGACGATCGAGAGCCTCCTCCTCACCGACGCCGACGTGCCGGGGTGCCTCTACCGTCGCGAGGCGCTCGAGGCCGCCGGGCCGTTCTCGGAGACGAACCGCTACTCCGGCGACTACGAGCTGTGGCTCGAGCTCGTCTCCTCGTGGGGGATCCGGGTCGTGGACGATCCGCTCCTGAGGAAGCGCGAGCACGGAACGAACCTCACCGGCGAGGCGCTCCGGATGATCCCGTCGAAGATCGCCGCGGTCGATCGATGGGCGGCGCGCCGCCCCGACTGGGCGAGGGACCACGCCGCGCTCCTCAAGAGAGCGCAGGCCAAGAACCACGAGCGCCTCGCGAAGTGGTGCCTGAGGTCGCAGGACCCGGCGACGCGCGCGCTGGCGCGCGAGCACGTGGGGCGCGCGCTGGCACTCAATCCGTGGCGGCCGAAGCTCTATCTCCTCCGCGCGAGGGCCGGATGA